Below is a window of Sulfurisphaera ohwakuensis DNA.
AATCCAATTCATAAATATCACCAATGTGAACAGCAGGATAACCAACCTTCGCTATAGCAAAACTGAATATTTTAGGATTGGGTTTTACAGCCTTAACCTCATATGACAAAGCCAAAGCATCAAAATACTTCTTAAGATCGAATTTCTCTAGGAGCATCTTAACCCTAGGAGAGGCATTGCTTACAAGGGCTAATTTATAACCATTACTCTTTAATCCCTCAAGGAATTCTAAAGTATCATCATAAAGGAAAGCTTCACCATCCCTTATATTAGCCTCACTTAACTCCTTAATCAGACGTTCACTAGGATATATACCTAAAATGTAAAGTAACTCTTTAGGGTCTACATGCTCAAGCCCATCCTCATTCGGGTAATTGATCATACCCATAGCTTTAGCATAAGCTCTAAAGACCTTTCTAAGCTCTAAATTGTATCCATTGTCCTTTAAGATTTGGTGAACTTTCTCATAAAACACTGGCTTAAAACCAACTAAGGTATTTCCGAAATCTACCATAACAGCCTTATATTTCATAAAGTAATATGAAGAAAGCTTACTTTAATACTTTTTTCATAATTCAATAAATAGATCTATTTAGTTATATAGAGAATTTAGATATGAAGGGAAATCGCCTAGCAGTACATTGATTTCTGTTTACAAAATTGGGGGGCGGAAAGCTTCGTCAAGATATGGGTAGCCCTCATCCCTTCCAGGGCGGGGGAGAAAGTCAGCTTATATTGAATGTATATACTACGATATAACAGGGAGATTAAAATAGGAAACCAAAGACAGTGTTTTATCCGTGGTATAACTTACGCTTTGTAATTCTATCACATACACCTGTGACGAGAAGTGATTAAAAATGCAATTAAAAGTTATACAAAACTGCTATATTCTATTTCAGTTTTTATCACCTAAGCAATTTATTATAGTTTTATACTAGA
It encodes the following:
- a CDS encoding HAD family hydrolase is translated as MKYKAVMVDFGNTLVGFKPVFYEKVHQILKDNGYNLELRKVFRAYAKAMGMINYPNEDGLEHVDPKELLYILGIYPSERLIKELSEANIRDGEAFLYDDTLEFLEGLKSNGYKLALVSNASPRVKMLLEKFDLKKYFDALALSYEVKAVKPNPKIFSFAIAKVGYPAVHIGDIYELDYVGAKRSYVDPILLDRYDFYPDIKDRVRNLKEALQRIEEIGKE